One window of Papaver somniferum cultivar HN1 chromosome 9, ASM357369v1, whole genome shotgun sequence genomic DNA carries:
- the LOC113313525 gene encoding serine--glyoxylate aminotransferase-like, which yields MDYVNAPGRNHLFVPGPVNIPESVLRAMSRNNEDYRSPAIPAMTKTLLEDVKKIFKSTSGTPFLIPTTGTGAWESALTNTLSPGDRTISFLIGQFSLLWIDQQQRLGFNVDVVESEWGCGADLEVLAAKLAEDTAHTIKAVCMVHNETATGVTNNLAAVRKLLDHYNHPALFLVDGVSSICALDFRMDEWGIDVALTGSQKALSLPTGMGIVCASPKALEASKTAKSVRVFFDWKDYLKFYKMGTYWPYTPSIQLLYGLRAALDLLFEEGLDNVIARHSRLAKATRLAVEAWGLKNCTQKEEWLSDTVTAVVVPPYIDSAEIVRRGWQRYNLSLGLGLNKVAGKVFRIGHLGNLNELQLLGCLAGVEMILKDVGYPVKLGSGVAAACAFFQNTIPMIESRI from the exons ATGGATTACGTTAATGCACCTGGGAGGAACCATCTCTTTGTTCCTGGACCTGTCAATATTCCAGAATCAGTCCTTCGTGCCATGAGCAGAAACAATGAAGATTATCGTTCCCCTGCAATTCCTGCTATGACTAAAACTCTTCTTGAAGATGTTAAGAAGATTTTCAAGTCAACTTCTGGAACCCCATTTTTGATCCCCACAACAG GTACGGGTGCATGGGAAAGTGCACTTACAAATACTTTGTCTCCTGGTGATCGGACAATTTCTTTCCTCATCGGGCAATTTAGTCTTCTCTGGATTGATCAGCAGCAGCGCCTCGGGTTCAACGTTGATGTTGTAGAGAGTGAGTGGGGCTGTGGTGCTGATCTTGAAGTCCTAGCAGCCAAGTTAGCTGAAGACACTGCTCATACCATCAAAGCTGTTTGCATGGTTCATAACGAAACTGCAACTGGAGTTACTAATAATTTGGCTGCTGTACGGAAATTACTTG ATCACTACAACCATCCTGCATTGTTTCTCGTGGATGGAGTGTCTTCGATATGTGCTCTTGATTTCCGTATGGATGAATGGGGAATCGATGTAGCTTTAACTGGTTCACAAAAAGCTCTTTCTCTACCTACTGGGATGGGTATTGTGTGTGCAAGCCCTAAAGCACTGGAAGCATCCAAGACTGCCAAATCAGTGAGAGTGTTCTTTGACTGGAAAGACTACTTGAAGTTCTACAAAATGGGAACTTATTGGCCATACACTCCTTCAATCCAGCTTTTATACGGCCTCAGAGCTGCTCTTGATCTCCTATTTGAGGAAGGACTTGACAATGTCATTGCTAGGCACAGCCGCTTGGCCAAAGCAACTAG ACTTGCTGTTGAAGCCTGGGGTTTGAAAAACTGCACACAGAAAGAGGAGTGGTTGAGCGACACTGTGACTGCAGTTGTTGTTCCACCTTACATTGACAGTGCTGAAATAGTTAGAAGGGGATGGCAGAGATACAATCTAAGCTTAGGTCTGGGTTTGAATAAAGTGGCTGGAAAAGTTTTCAGGATAGGTCATCTTGGGAACCTGAATGAG CTCCAACTGCTGGGTTGTTTAGCTGGAGTGGAGATGATTCTGAAAGATGTCGGGTACCCAGTTAAGCTAGGAAGTGGAGTGGCTGCGGCTTGTGCGTTTTTCCAGAACACCATTCCTATGATTGAATCTAGGATTTAA
- the LOC113313526 gene encoding uncharacterized protein LOC113313526 — MAASSNFMKRWVRPEVYPLLVPMVTVVGLVSMQLFRNITTNPEVRVTKENRAAGILENFEEGEKYAEHGFRKFIRGRRPEIMPALNNFFTDPKF; from the exons ATGGCGGCTTCTTCAAACTTCATGAAGAGATGGGTGAGACCTGAG GTGTACCCACTTTTGGTACCAATGGTTACTGTTGTTGGACTTGTATCGATGCAGCTATTCAGAAACATCACCACTAATCCCGAAGTTAG AGTTACCAAAGAGAATAGAGCTGCAGGAATTCTTGAAAATTTTGAAGAGGGAGAGAAATATGCAGAACATGGATTCAGAAAGTTCATCCGAGGTCGTCGTCCTGAGATCATGCCTGCCCTCAACAACTTCTTTACTGATCCTAAATTTTAA
- the LOC113314203 gene encoding pentatricopeptide repeat-containing protein At5g46460, mitochondrial-like, with translation MARFPTLSRLIKTSSAKSYINLSTTFAKRLFNPTRGNATIGTVSRNFTIFYYLKNKRLDEARRVFSEIRTPDVSLYTMMIAGYCQTNRIDEALQMFYKMPVRDDVSWNSMMKGCIDCGYLEIARKLFDEMPHRTVVSWTTMISGFSKFGQIEMAEEFFSKMPSKDTAAWNSMIFCYCSYGRVEDAYNLFRKMPSRNVISWTTMISGLDQTGQTAKALALFQEMRNSGIEPTTSTFSIVLTACANILALDRGIQLHTHILKLGYVLDPFISSTLITFYARCKQINNSVKVFQENSNTNVVIWTALVSGYGLSFDHEQALAVFRDMINVGVVPNQCTFTCALNSCSVLEALDEGKVIHSKAMKIGLGLDVFVANSLIAMYSKCGNIDDGVIIFNKMRERNLVSWNSIIVGCAQHGRAEMAFQIFNQMEQANIQPDEITFVGLLTACSHSTLLEKGRLFFELLKNHPRIQLKLEHYACMVDILGRSGKLEEAEKFIKKMPIEPNSLIWLTLLSACKVHSNAEIATGAAECALNLEPNCSAPYILLSNLYSSLNKWKDASRIRRVMKEKGIIKQPGRSWVTLRGSRHEFLSGDNSHPLIKKIHQKLEWLNGKLKELGYVPDQSYALHDVEDEQKEVMLSYHSERLAIGFCLISTAEGSTLRVMKNLRVCGDCHSVIKLISKIVSREIIVRDSCRFHHFRDGKCSCGDHW, from the coding sequence atGGCCAGATTTCCCACCCTTTCTAGACTAATCAAAACTTCTTCTGCTAAATCATATATTAATTTGAGCACTACTTTCGCCAAGAGATTATTCAATCCTACAAGGGGCAATGCAACGATAGGTACAGTGTCTCGTAATTTCACCATCTTTTATTACCTGAAAAATAAAAGACTAGACGAAGCTCGTCGTGTTTTCAGTGAAATTAGGACTCCAGATGTTTCTTTATACACAATGATGATTGCGGGATACTGCCAAACCAACAGAATTGACGAGGCTCTTCAAATGTTCTACAAAATGCCAGTTCGTGACGATGTTTCCTGGAATTCAATGATGAAAGGATGCATAGATTGTGGATATCTGGAAATTGCTCGAAAACTTTTTGACGAAATGCCGCATAGAACTGTTGTATCTTGGACCACCATGATAAGTGGTTTCTCAAAGTTCGGACAAATCGAAATGGCTGAGGAATTTTTTAGTAAGATGCCATCGAAAGATACAGCTGCGTGGAATTCGATGATCTTTTGTTATTGTAGTTATGGTAGAGTTGAAGATGCGTATAACTTATTCCGTAAAATGCCTAGTAGAAATGTGATTTCTTGGACCACGATGATTAGTGGACTCGATCAGACTGGCCAGACTGCTAAAGCTTTAGCTCTCTTTCAGGAGATGCGGAATTCTGGGATAGAACCCACAACAAGCACCTTCTCCATTGTCCTAACTGCCTGTGCAAATATATTGGCTTTAGATAGAGGAATTCAGCTTCATACCCATATACTGAAGCTGGGGTATGTATTGGATCCTTTTATCTCTTCTACTCTTATAACATTTTATGCTAGGTGCAAGCAAATTAATAACTCTGTCAAGGTTTTCCAGGAAAATTCGAATACTAACGTGGTAATTTGGACGGCTCTAGTATCAGGCTATGGGTTGAGTTTTGATCATGAACAGGCACTTGCAGTGTTCCGTGATATGATAAATGTTGGCGTTGTGCCCAATCAGTGTACTTTCACTTGTGCTCTGAATTCATGTTCTGTTTTAGAGGCTCTCGATGAAGGAAAAGTGATTCACTCGAAAGCTATGAAAATTGGTTTGGGTCTTGATGTGTTTGTGGCTAATTCTCTTATTGCCATGTACTCTAAATGCGGAAACATAGATGACGGTGTGAtcatattcaacaaaatgagagAGAGAAACCTTGTTTCCTGGAATTCTATTATTGTTGGATGTGCACAACATGGACGTGCAGAAATGGCCTTCCAGATATTCAACCAGATGGAACAAGCGAACATCCAACCTGATGAAATCACATTTGTCGGCTTACTTACAGCTTGCAGTCATTCTACATTGTTAGAAAAAGGAAGGTTGTTCTTTGAATTATTGAAGAATCATCCTCGCATTCAGTTGAAGCTTGAGCACTACGCCTGCATGGTTGATATCTTAGGTCGATCTGGAAAGTTGGAAGAGGCGGAGAAATTCATTAAAAAGATGCCGATTGAACCAAATTCTTTGATCTGGTTGACACTACTTAGTGCTTGCAAAGTACATTCGAATGCAGAAATCGCCACAGGAGCTGCAGAGTGTGCTCTAAATTTGGAACCGAATTGCAGTGCACCATATATCTTATTGTCTAACTTATATTCTTCACTTAATAAGTGGAAAGACGCTTCCCGAATACGGAGAGTGATGAAAGAAAAGGGAATCATCAAGCAACCAGGACGCAGTTGGGTTACACTGAGGGGATCAAGGCATGAGTTTCTTTCTGGAGATAATTCTCATCCATTGATCAAGAAGATACACCAAAAGCTTGAATGGTTGAATGGAAAATTGAAGGAGTTGGGTTATGTGCCTGATCAAAGTTATGCATTGCATGATGTAGAGGATGAACAGAAGGAAGTGATGTTATCTTATCATAGCGAAAGACTGGCTATAGGATTTTGCTTAATTAGTACTGCAGAAGGAAGCACATTAAGGGTAATGAAGAATCTTCGTGTGTGCGGGGATTGCCATTCTGTAATCAAGCTCATATCGAAGATAGTTAGTCGTGAGATCATCGTAAGAGACTCCTGCCGGTTCCATCATTTCAGAGATGGAAAATGTTCTTGTGGTGATCACTGGTAG
- the LOC113314202 gene encoding CSC1-like protein At3g54510: protein MNAQSLFASAAINIGLSLFLLSLFSILKKYSSNSVIYYARRLSKHENIHFSPTFSFSSLLPSVSWIPRAFRVSEDEILQNSGLDALVVIRLFKLGIKFFVSCSVVGLFILLPVNYTSQKGPSRSSLSHSMDSFTISNIERGSNRLWVHFACLCIISFNGMYLLHKEYNEILVRRSQHLRTIKHRPDQFTILVREIPFCSEHKARGCCVDHFFSKLHPYTYQSHQMVYNGKIIEDLLRQEKSLSRKVEDLRLRSMTEKHSKKSKLFSLFQGSSEEVGEQEKRLQELRHKIRNLRRGSVLKQRELPVAFVSFKSRWGTALAAQSQHHENPLLWTTEPAPEPRDVLWKNLSIPYRQFPLYKLGGFLAASLLTIFFALPVTAVQGIAKFESLKKWFPPAMAVQLIPGLSSIVTGYLPSFILNMFIYVVPFAMLSLATQGGFVSRSRKEIKACSMVFYFLVGNVFFLSLLSGSLLEQIGESFIHPKDFPSHLASAVSAQADFFMTYILTDGLSGFSLEVLQFGLMILDFLRSHTLGRGEEENPYLFSMPYYRVIPSVSVSMLIGMVYAIIAPLLLPFLIGYFYLGYVVWVNQIQDVYDIVYETCGEYWPHIHHYIFTAMILMQITMIGMFGLKSKPAASIATIPLFLITLLFNEYCKIRFLPTFSNFPVQDALENDKCDERNGLTEVEHENRIDAYLQPCMRPINFSPRESSSTQPLVSVST from the exons ATGAATGCACAGAGTTTATTTGCTTCGGCAGCCATTAACATAGGTCTGTCATTGTTTCTCCTCTCACTCTTTTCCATCTTGAAGAAATATTCTTCAAATTCAGTCATTTACTACGCTCGTCGTCTTTCAAAACATGAAAACATTCATTTCTCTCCTACTTTCTCCTTTTCAAGTCTACTTCCTTCAGTTTCATGGATTCCTCGtgcatttagggtttctgaagatgAGATTCTTCAAAATAGTGGCCTTGATGCTCTTGTTGTTATTCGACTCTTCAAACTCGG AATAAAGTTCTTCGTATCGTGCTCAGTTGTTGGACTGTTCATTCTTCTTCCGGTCAATTATACAAGCCAGAAAGGTCCATCTAGAAGCAGTCTATCCCATTCGATGGACTCATTTACAATCTCAAATATTGAAAGGGGTTCTAACAG GCTTTGGGTTCATTTTGCGTGCTTGTGTATCATATCATTTAACGGAATGTATCTACTGCATAAG GAATACAATGAGATATTGGTGAGAAGAAGTCAACATCTTCGCACTATTAAGCACCGACCTGATCAATTTACAATTCTAGTTCGAGAAATACCATTTTGCAGTGAGCACAAGGCTCGTGGGTGCTGTGTGGATCACTTTTTCTCCAAACTCCATCCATATACTTATCAGTCCCATCAAATGGTATATAATGGGAAGATTATCGAGGATTTGTTG CGTCAGGAAAAGTCTCTTTCAAGAAAAGTTGAGGACCTGAGGCTAAGGTCTATGACTGAGAAACATAGTAAGAAGTCCAAATTGTTCAGTTTATTTCAAGGAAGTTCTGAAGAAGTTGGGGAACAGGAGAAAAGGCTTCAAGAACTCCGTCATAAGATACGCAATTTGCGACGTGGAAGCGTGCTGAAACAGAGG GAATTGCCTGTTGCGTTCGTATCATTCAAATCCCGCTGGGGGACTGCATTGGCTGCTCAATCTCAGCACCATGAAAATCCACTTTTATGGACTACTGAACCGGCACCGGAACCAAGGGATGTTTTGTGGAAAAATCTATCCATTCCATATCGTCAGTTTCCCCTGTACAAACTTGGGGGTTTTCTTGCAGCTTCACTGCTTACCATATTTTTTGCTTTACCAGTCACAGCCGTTCAAGGAATAGCAAAGTTTGAATCACTAAAGAAGTGGTTTCCTCCAGCCATGGCTGTACAATTGAT ACCAGGTTTGAGCTCTATTGTGACTGGATATCTTCCAAGCTTCATTCTGAACATGTTCATATACGTTGTTCCTTTTGCAATGCTATCCCTTGCCACACAAGGAGGTTTTGTCTCAAGAAGCAGGAAAGAGATTAAAGCTTGCAGCATGGTTTTCTACTTTCTTGTCGGCAATGTTTTCTTTTTGAGTCTGCTTTCAGGCTCCTTACTAGAGCAGATTGGAGAATCATTTATTCACCCTAAAGATTTCCCTAGTCATCTTGCAAGTGCTGTCTCTGCTCAA GCAGATTTCTTTATGACGTACATTCTCACGGATGGCTTGTCTGGATTTTCGCTCGAAGTTCTTCAATTTGGATTAATGATTTTGGATTTTTTGAGAAGCCATACATTAGGTCGTGGGGAAGAAGAAAATCCATATCTTTTTTCTATGCCTTATTATAGAGTTATTCCTTCTGTCTCGGTTTCGATGCTAATTGGAATGGTATATGCCATTATCGCTCCCCTGCTGCTTCCTTTTCTTATCGGATATTTCTATCTTGGCTATGTGGTGTGGGTTAATCAG ATTCAAGACGTGTACGACATAGTTTACGAAACTTGTGGAGAGTATTGGCCACACATTCATCATTACATATTTACAGCAATGATTCTAATGCAAATCACTATGATTGGCATGTTCGGTTTGAAGTCAAAGCCTGCAGCGTCCATTGCAACGATACCACTCTTCTTGATCACGCTGTTGTTTAACGAGTATTGCAAGATCCGGTTCCTTCCAACATTTTCCAACTTCCCTGTACAG GACGCACTAGAAAATGATAAATGCGATGAGAGGAATGGACTGACAGAAGTCGAACATGAGAATAGGATTGATGCTTATTTGCAACCTTGCATGAGGCCCATAAATTTCTCCCCGCGGGAATCCAGCTCCACACAGCCATTAGTTTCTGTATCAACATAA